The Carnobacterium mobile DSM 4848 genome includes a window with the following:
- a CDS encoding YlbF family regulator, producing MNNNIYDTANQLEQELRTTEAYADLKAAFDSVKNNAEANEVFQQFQEIQMKLQQKQMSGEEILEEEIKEAQEMALKSGDNAIIKDLMEAEQKLSTLIDDLNRIIMKPVQDIYQG from the coding sequence ATGAACAACAATATTTATGATACAGCTAATCAACTTGAACAAGAATTAAGAACAACTGAAGCGTATGCTGATTTAAAAGCAGCTTTTGATTCAGTGAAAAATAATGCAGAAGCAAATGAAGTGTTTCAACAGTTCCAAGAAATCCAAATGAAATTACAACAAAAACAAATGTCCGGAGAAGAAATATTAGAAGAAGAAATTAAAGAAGCACAAGAAATGGCATTGAAATCTGGCGACAATGCGATAATCAAAGATCTAATGGAAGCTGAACAAAAATTAAGCACTCTAATAGATGATTTAAATCGTATTATTATGAAGCCTGTTCAAGATATTTACCAAGGATAA
- a CDS encoding hemolysin family protein, with protein sequence MSITTGMILFFVILFVAALFVMSEFVLVRIRPSRLDFLIENGNQKARLLKTMTQRLDTYLSATQLGVTVTSLAIGWLGSPTFGRLFDSLFSDIRLPASVSKIASVVLSFIILTFIQVIIGELVPKNIAINNTEKIGLLIARPLQFWFRIMYPIVFILNKLANSISHAIGVPTKSEFGEGVSEEELRIIMGESLKSGEINRDEFQFVENVFAFDDRMSREIMVPRTEMITVSTDMSLKEISQLVSEERYTRYPVIQDGDKDIILGTLNTKEIFAAYVDAVEAGQPESFDFSNYIRPIIRVIETIPIKELLVKMQKERNQIAILVDEYGGTSGMLSMEDIVEEIVGDISDDYESIDEPEMKKIGENHYRVSARMLVDEINELFGLSIEEENVDTIGGWMLNEKYDIAEGETLTAGDYSFTVIKSGNSTIEVIDIFKLNPVQENDEPEETK encoded by the coding sequence TTGTCAATAACTACCGGTATGATTTTATTTTTTGTTATTTTATTTGTTGCAGCTTTGTTTGTTATGTCTGAGTTTGTTCTAGTACGTATTCGTCCTTCTCGTCTAGACTTTTTAATCGAAAACGGCAATCAAAAAGCCCGACTACTAAAAACAATGACCCAAAGATTAGATACTTATTTATCGGCTACTCAACTTGGAGTTACCGTTACGTCTCTTGCCATTGGGTGGTTAGGCAGTCCAACTTTTGGGCGTTTATTTGATTCACTTTTCTCCGACATTCGTCTTCCTGCATCTGTTTCAAAAATCGCTTCTGTAGTACTCTCTTTTATTATTCTAACTTTCATTCAAGTGATTATAGGCGAATTAGTACCAAAAAATATTGCCATCAATAATACAGAAAAAATTGGGTTGCTTATTGCTAGACCTTTACAATTTTGGTTCCGCATCATGTATCCAATTGTTTTTATTTTAAATAAATTAGCTAATTCTATCTCACATGCAATTGGAGTTCCCACTAAAAGCGAATTTGGAGAAGGTGTCTCCGAAGAAGAATTACGAATTATTATGGGAGAAAGTTTAAAGAGCGGTGAAATCAATCGCGATGAGTTTCAATTCGTTGAAAATGTCTTTGCTTTTGATGATCGAATGAGCCGTGAAATCATGGTACCCCGAACGGAAATGATTACTGTTTCAACGGATATGTCTTTAAAAGAGATCAGTCAGTTAGTCAGTGAAGAACGCTATACTCGTTATCCAGTAATCCAAGACGGCGATAAAGATATCATTCTAGGCACATTAAACACAAAAGAAATCTTTGCCGCTTATGTGGATGCTGTAGAAGCTGGTCAGCCTGAATCATTTGATTTTTCTAACTATATTCGTCCTATTATTCGCGTTATCGAAACGATTCCTATTAAAGAACTGTTAGTAAAAATGCAAAAAGAACGGAATCAGATTGCTATTTTAGTCGATGAATATGGCGGAACCAGCGGTATGCTTTCAATGGAAGATATTGTAGAAGAAATCGTTGGAGACATCAGTGATGATTATGAAAGTATTGATGAACCCGAAATGAAGAAAATCGGAGAAAATCATTATCGTGTCAGTGCAAGAATGCTGGTTGATGAGATCAATGAACTTTTTGGTCTTTCCATTGAAGAAGAAAATGTGGATACCATCGGCGGCTGGATGCTAAATGAAAAATACGATATTGCTGAAGGCGAGACGCTTACTGCGGGTGACTATTCTTTTACCGTTATAAAATCCGGTAATAGTACTATAGAAGTCATCGATATTTTTAAACTCAATCCTGTTCAAGAAAATGATGAGCCTGAAGAAACAAAGTAA
- a CDS encoding metal-dependent transcriptional regulator produces MTPNKEDYLKIIYELGGTDKKINNKEIVERLAVSAASVSEMMSKLLKEGFIERVPYQGVQLTAEGLRKASTLIRKHRLWEVFLVEHLGYSWNEVHAEAEVLEHVSSVELTNRLEGYLNYPKICPHGGMIPDKNGVLKEPQLPTLTEQPVNQKVRIKRVADERELLDYLVSIGIQINDVYTIVEVGAYEGSIVMEKENKQFQISFKAASSVYVQAL; encoded by the coding sequence ATGACACCCAATAAAGAAGACTATTTAAAAATCATTTATGAACTTGGCGGAACAGATAAAAAAATAAACAATAAAGAGATTGTAGAAAGATTAGCAGTTTCGGCAGCATCTGTCAGTGAAATGATGTCTAAATTATTAAAAGAAGGATTTATTGAGCGAGTTCCTTATCAAGGTGTGCAACTTACAGCAGAAGGTTTGCGGAAAGCTAGTACCCTTATCCGAAAACATCGTTTATGGGAAGTCTTTTTAGTCGAACACTTAGGTTATTCTTGGAACGAGGTCCATGCAGAAGCAGAAGTATTAGAACATGTTTCTTCAGTGGAATTAACCAATCGGCTAGAAGGTTACTTAAATTATCCTAAAATATGTCCTCATGGAGGAATGATTCCTGATAAAAATGGCGTTTTAAAAGAACCGCAATTACCGACTTTAACTGAACAACCAGTAAATCAAAAAGTTAGAATTAAACGAGTAGCGGATGAAAGAGAATTATTAGATTATTTAGTGTCTATCGGGATTCAAATAAATGATGTTTATACGATTGTGGAAGTGGGAGCTTATGAAGGGTCTATTGTAATGGAAAAAGAGAATAAGCAGTTTCAGATTAGTTTTAAGGCAGCTTCTAGCGTATATGTTCAAGCTTTATAG
- a CDS encoding metallophosphoesterase family protein, translated as MVQFIHGADLHLDSPFIGLKSMPAFIWEAIYNSTFQALTKLVDVAIEKEVDFVCLVGDIYDNDDRSVKAQAYLRNEMERLNKYHIPVYLLHGNHDYIENQGLHLKMPDNVTIFGEQTETHWLTTKRNERVALTGFSYTERWVRERKITEYPKKFAEADYQIGLLHGFSEGLESEHGNYAPFSIGELKSKQYDYWALGHIHKRQHLSEHPPIIYSGNTQGRSSKENGSKGCEWVTLTDTKEEIVFYPTGPIQWERIELSIKGLKTLNEVYQLVQETITRKKNKAYSLFLSIALKDTTTLLEGVRKKINNGELLEALQQIPKETGFVWVYQIELTSDKEEKTTYVQLFPEEWQKALKEIEQEANFNELTNSFFDYAEAAELLETRDQLYREKIIENAKQQVQFLLGFEGSDENEN; from the coding sequence GTGGTTCAATTTATTCATGGAGCTGATTTACATTTAGATAGTCCCTTTATCGGCTTGAAGTCTATGCCTGCTTTTATTTGGGAAGCCATTTACAATTCAACATTTCAAGCGCTGACTAAATTAGTTGATGTGGCAATCGAAAAAGAAGTTGATTTTGTATGTCTGGTTGGAGATATCTACGATAATGACGATCGAAGTGTTAAAGCTCAGGCCTATTTAAGAAATGAAATGGAACGTTTGAATAAATACCATATTCCGGTGTATTTGTTGCATGGGAATCATGACTACATAGAAAACCAAGGGTTGCATTTGAAAATGCCGGACAATGTGACTATATTTGGCGAACAAACGGAAACGCATTGGTTGACGACTAAACGAAATGAACGAGTAGCTCTTACAGGATTCAGCTACACAGAACGCTGGGTCAGAGAAAGAAAAATAACAGAATACCCAAAAAAATTTGCAGAAGCAGATTACCAAATTGGCTTATTACACGGATTTTCAGAAGGATTGGAATCAGAACACGGCAATTACGCTCCTTTTTCAATTGGAGAATTGAAAAGCAAACAGTATGATTATTGGGCATTGGGACATATTCACAAAAGGCAGCACCTATCTGAACATCCTCCAATTATCTATTCAGGAAATACTCAAGGACGCAGCAGCAAAGAAAATGGATCAAAAGGGTGTGAATGGGTCACACTTACGGATACAAAAGAAGAAATCGTTTTCTATCCAACGGGACCCATACAATGGGAACGCATTGAATTATCGATCAAAGGTTTAAAAACTCTTAATGAAGTTTACCAGCTTGTTCAAGAAACGATAACTCGCAAGAAAAATAAAGCATACAGTCTTTTTCTTTCCATCGCATTAAAAGATACCACTACCTTATTAGAAGGTGTTAGAAAGAAAATAAACAATGGTGAACTCCTAGAGGCACTACAGCAGATACCAAAAGAAACAGGATTTGTATGGGTATATCAAATTGAATTGACATCGGATAAAGAAGAAAAAACAACTTATGTCCAACTTTTTCCTGAAGAATGGCAAAAAGCACTGAAAGAAATCGAACAAGAAGCTAATTTTAATGAGTTGACTAATTCATTTTTTGATTACGCAGAAGCAGCTGAGTTACTTGAAACAAGAGATCAATTATACCGTGAAAAGATAATAGAAAATGCAAAGCAGCAAGTTCAATTTTTGTTAGGGTTTGAAGGAAGTGATGAAAATGAAAATTAA
- a CDS encoding DHH family phosphoesterase, with protein MARFPYQEILEIIMQHETIIVHRHMRPDPDALGSQGGLVEILKASFPDKKILKAGGPVGDLAFLTTMDTVLDEDYQGALVIVTDTANRPRISDERYDQGAKLIKIDHHPNDDAYGDLLLVNIEASSCSEIIADFYLANQDQLTLSDEAARLLYAGIVGDTGRFLYPATTAHTMQIAAMLMGYDFVPTEVNNQMNVISKRVAQLTGYVLQNIAVSASGVAKVMLTKEIMEQFGVTDTETSSIVSIPGTIEGILVWGIFVEQPEGYFRCRLRSKGPVINEIAKLHHGGGHPLASGANAKDEKEISQIVAELTEAAQLWGNKEE; from the coding sequence ATGGCACGTTTTCCTTATCAAGAAATTTTAGAAATTATTATGCAGCACGAGACGATCATTGTTCATCGCCATATGCGGCCTGATCCCGACGCACTTGGTTCGCAAGGAGGACTTGTTGAAATTCTAAAGGCAAGTTTTCCGGATAAAAAAATATTAAAAGCAGGAGGCCCAGTTGGCGACTTAGCTTTTTTGACAACAATGGATACCGTTCTTGATGAAGATTATCAAGGAGCCTTGGTGATTGTAACAGATACTGCAAATCGTCCTAGAATCAGCGATGAACGCTATGATCAAGGTGCCAAACTGATTAAAATAGATCATCACCCTAATGATGATGCATATGGTGATTTGCTGTTGGTAAACATCGAAGCCAGCAGCTGCAGTGAAATTATTGCTGATTTTTATTTAGCTAACCAAGACCAGTTAACGTTATCAGATGAAGCGGCTCGTTTACTGTATGCTGGAATCGTGGGAGATACAGGACGTTTTTTATATCCTGCAACTACTGCACATACCATGCAAATAGCAGCTATGCTGATGGGTTATGATTTTGTCCCTACTGAAGTTAACAACCAAATGAATGTGATCTCGAAAAGAGTTGCCCAGTTAACTGGCTATGTATTGCAAAATATTGCAGTTTCGGCAAGTGGGGTAGCTAAAGTGATGCTGACTAAAGAAATTATGGAGCAGTTTGGGGTAACCGATACGGAAACATCTTCAATCGTCTCCATTCCTGGGACAATCGAAGGAATTTTAGTTTGGGGAATTTTTGTTGAACAACCAGAAGGTTACTTTAGATGCCGTTTAAGATCAAAAGGGCCTGTCATCAATGAAATAGCAAAACTTCACCATGGCGGCGGACATCCTTTAGCCAGTGGGGCAAATGCAAAAGATGAAAAAGAAATTAGTCAAATCGTAGCAGAGCTGACAGAAGCAGCTCAATTATGGGGAAACAAAGAGGAATAG
- a CDS encoding PBP1A family penicillin-binding protein produces MNEPTFFEKIKQQLKLFWKWLKPYLRIARQQISRVWKKYHFTKILILLILTISLVSSVYLLYLAKTANVSTLKAGLEQTTTVYDVDGEEAGTLYSHKGSFVSIDHISPSIQATVISTEDKRFYDHNGFDIIGIGRSAVGFVLNGGKISGGGSTISQQLAKNAYLTLDQTLIRKLKELFLAIEIEKKYTKSEILEMYLNNAYFGNGVWGVEDASHKYFGKSASEVSLSEAATIAGMLKAPTTYNPRDNMENALSRRNVVLDLLVKNEGVTPEAGEAAKNETLTLNDDYQQTNGYQYPYYFDAVVEEAINKYGLGEEEILNKGYKIYTSLNQDYQKRMDQTYTNDWLFEDAADGTLLQSGSVAMDPKTGGVLAIIGGRGEHTFRGFNRATQIKRQPGSIMKPLAVYTPALESGYEMDSLLKDEEASYGTDNYTPKNYTHTYAGEVPMYQALAQSLNAPAVWLLDQIGLNKGIKKVEKFGIPVQEKDKYLGLALGGTTGGVSPLQMASAYTTFSNEGVRSEGFFITKIVDASGAVIVNHTDPKQTKVTSPKIAEEMTSMLMGVFTNGTASNNAPNGYTIAGKTGSTEVTFNESGGTTDQWTVGYTPDIVVATWIGFDETDENHYMGTGSSTGVGPLFKLEMENILPKTPQTAFGTENAETLVQSEAEENPQWKKELKDNIDQWSGQFKNGLDQLKDKTGKWIERFKNH; encoded by the coding sequence ATGAATGAACCAACTTTTTTTGAAAAAATAAAACAACAATTGAAACTCTTTTGGAAGTGGCTTAAGCCCTATCTTAGGATAGCTAGGCAACAGATAAGCCGAGTATGGAAAAAATATCACTTTACTAAAATTTTAATTTTGCTTATTTTAACTATTTCATTAGTTAGCAGCGTATATTTATTATACCTTGCTAAAACAGCAAATGTATCCACATTAAAAGCTGGCCTTGAACAGACAACGACTGTTTACGATGTGGATGGTGAAGAAGCAGGAACGCTCTATTCGCATAAAGGGTCATTTGTTTCAATAGACCATATTTCTCCTTCTATTCAAGCAACCGTTATTTCAACTGAAGACAAACGTTTTTATGACCATAATGGGTTTGACATTATCGGAATAGGCCGTTCAGCCGTTGGATTTGTGTTAAACGGCGGAAAAATAAGCGGTGGAGGAAGTACAATTAGCCAGCAATTGGCTAAAAATGCTTATTTGACACTTGACCAAACCTTGATCCGTAAACTAAAAGAATTATTTTTAGCGATTGAAATCGAAAAGAAATACACCAAATCAGAGATATTAGAAATGTATTTGAATAATGCTTATTTTGGAAACGGCGTCTGGGGAGTAGAAGATGCGTCTCATAAGTATTTTGGGAAATCAGCAAGTGAAGTTTCTTTATCGGAAGCAGCAACGATTGCTGGAATGTTAAAAGCGCCAACTACTTATAATCCAAGAGACAATATGGAAAATGCTTTATCACGCCGAAATGTAGTGTTAGATTTATTGGTCAAAAATGAAGGTGTCACACCTGAAGCAGGTGAGGCGGCAAAAAATGAAACTTTGACATTGAACGATGATTATCAGCAAACTAATGGCTACCAATATCCTTATTATTTTGATGCAGTGGTGGAAGAAGCTATCAATAAGTATGGCCTTGGAGAAGAAGAAATTTTAAATAAAGGCTATAAAATCTATACATCTTTAAACCAAGACTATCAAAAGAGAATGGATCAAACTTATACAAACGATTGGCTGTTTGAAGATGCTGCAGATGGAACATTATTACAAAGCGGCTCAGTAGCAATGGATCCTAAAACAGGAGGAGTTTTGGCTATCATAGGAGGACGCGGCGAACATACTTTTAGAGGTTTTAATCGAGCTACGCAGATTAAACGCCAGCCAGGGTCTATAATGAAGCCGTTAGCCGTTTATACTCCAGCGCTTGAGTCAGGTTATGAAATGGACTCTCTATTAAAAGATGAAGAAGCTTCTTATGGTACGGATAACTATACGCCTAAAAATTATACCCATACGTACGCTGGAGAAGTTCCGATGTATCAAGCTTTAGCTCAAAGTTTAAATGCTCCAGCAGTTTGGCTGTTGGATCAGATTGGCTTAAATAAAGGAATTAAAAAAGTTGAAAAATTTGGGATTCCTGTTCAAGAAAAAGATAAATATTTAGGATTAGCTTTAGGAGGAACAACCGGCGGGGTTTCTCCTTTACAGATGGCCAGTGCATACACAACTTTTTCGAATGAAGGAGTACGCAGTGAAGGTTTCTTTATTACAAAAATCGTTGATGCGTCCGGTGCAGTAATCGTGAATCATACTGATCCAAAACAAACTAAAGTTACTTCTCCTAAAATAGCAGAAGAAATGACCAGTATGTTAATGGGAGTCTTTACCAATGGAACTGCCAGCAATAACGCACCAAACGGGTATACGATCGCAGGGAAAACTGGAAGCACAGAAGTGACATTCAATGAATCAGGCGGAACAACAGACCAATGGACGGTTGGTTATACACCCGATATTGTTGTAGCAACATGGATAGGTTTTGACGAAACAGATGAAAACCATTATATGGGAACAGGAAGTTCAACAGGTGTAGGTCCTTTATTTAAATTGGAAATGGAAAACATCTTACCAAAAACACCTCAAACAGCTTTTGGAACAGAGAATGCTGAAACATTAGTGCAATCTGAAGCAGAAGAAAACCCACAATGGAAAAAAGAGTTGAAAGACAATATTGACCAATGGAGCGGTCAGTTTAAAAATGGATTGGATCAGTTAAAAGACAAAACCGGAAAATGGATAGAGCGGTTTAAAAATCATTAA
- a CDS encoding metal-dependent hydrolase yields the protein MKISWHGQSCVQVLTNTGYTILIDPFITGNAKSDLNPETVAADAIIITHAHADHIGDTEAIARRTGALIVANVEIADFFKTKDLKTHGMQMGGKHSFDFGEIKMTPAIHGSSYEIDGKETTLGLAAGIIFHADGKTLYHAGDTALFSDMQLIGAYRPLDIAFLPIGDNFTMGPEDATIAASYLNAETVVPIHYNTFPLIEQDPQSFCQGLPGNQGKALEIGEVLEL from the coding sequence ATGAAGATATCATGGCATGGACAATCATGTGTGCAGGTTTTGACAAATACAGGATATACAATTTTAATTGACCCGTTTATTACAGGAAATGCAAAAAGTGATTTAAATCCAGAGACTGTAGCAGCAGATGCCATTATCATCACTCATGCACATGCTGATCATATTGGCGATACAGAAGCGATTGCTCGTAGAACAGGAGCATTAATCGTAGCCAATGTTGAAATAGCTGACTTCTTTAAAACAAAAGATTTAAAAACTCATGGGATGCAAATGGGAGGAAAGCATAGTTTTGATTTTGGTGAAATCAAAATGACTCCTGCTATCCATGGCTCATCTTATGAGATAGATGGAAAAGAAACAACACTTGGTTTAGCCGCTGGTATTATTTTTCATGCAGATGGAAAAACGCTTTATCATGCAGGAGACACAGCTCTGTTTTCTGATATGCAGCTCATTGGCGCATATAGACCGCTTGATATTGCCTTTCTGCCAATCGGAGACAATTTCACAATGGGGCCGGAAGATGCAACGATAGCTGCTTCTTATTTGAATGCTGAAACTGTTGTACCCATTCATTACAATACGTTTCCATTAATAGAACAAGACCCTCAGTCTTTTTGTCAAGGACTGCCTGGAAACCAAGGAAAAGCTTTAGAAATAGGAGAAGTTTTAGAACTTTAG
- a CDS encoding DRTGG domain-containing protein yields MTTKHDQILAYIETLPVGEKISVRLIAKNLRVSEGTAYRAIKDAQNSGLVSTIQRVGTIRIERKMKESIETLSYGEIIKIIEGDILGGEKGLTNILNKFIIGAMTENAMIRYITPGSLMIVGNRESVQKLALKNGAAVLVTGGLDTSDEIVKLANDLALPLMSTTYDTFTVATMINRAMTDQLIKKDIILVGDIYTKLEQTMYLNVEDTVLDYRKLNEKSGHTRFPVVSKNMRLVGIVAAKDMIGKADQLSIERVMTKDPTLVKTHMSVASVGHLMIWDELEVMPVVEDNMTLMGIISRQDVMKAMQSAQRQPQVGDTIADQIEEQIVLSNKESADVESGIPAYKFNVTPQMTDSVGTISFGVLSEIVTSCAKRSLLLYQKRNALIEQMDLHYFKMIQLESILEIKPKVFEIGRRSSKFDIEVYVENVLVAKAIVICQMLQRN; encoded by the coding sequence ATGACCACGAAGCACGATCAAATATTGGCTTATATAGAAACACTACCCGTTGGAGAAAAGATTTCTGTTCGATTGATTGCTAAAAACTTGCGTGTCAGTGAAGGAACAGCATACCGTGCAATCAAAGACGCGCAAAACAGTGGGCTAGTTTCAACCATCCAAAGAGTAGGAACGATCCGTATTGAACGGAAAATGAAAGAAAGTATAGAGACTCTTAGTTATGGCGAAATTATAAAAATCATTGAAGGAGATATATTAGGCGGCGAGAAAGGTTTAACTAATATATTAAATAAATTTATTATCGGAGCAATGACAGAAAATGCCATGATCCGGTATATTACACCAGGTTCATTGATGATCGTCGGCAACCGCGAAAGCGTGCAAAAGCTAGCTTTAAAAAATGGAGCAGCTGTTTTAGTTACTGGCGGGCTTGATACAAGTGATGAAATTGTTAAATTAGCGAATGACCTAGCCTTGCCTTTGATGAGCACAACTTATGATACATTTACTGTAGCCACTATGATCAACCGAGCTATGACTGACCAACTCATTAAAAAAGACATTATTTTAGTGGGCGATATTTATACGAAACTTGAACAAACGATGTACCTGAACGTAGAAGACACCGTACTGGATTATCGTAAATTAAATGAAAAAAGCGGACATACTCGTTTCCCGGTTGTCAGTAAAAATATGCGTTTAGTTGGAATCGTTGCAGCTAAAGATATGATTGGAAAAGCAGATCAGTTAAGTATCGAGCGTGTGATGACAAAAGACCCAACTCTGGTAAAGACACATATGAGTGTAGCCAGTGTTGGACACCTGATGATTTGGGATGAATTAGAAGTCATGCCTGTAGTAGAGGATAATATGACGTTGATGGGCATTATTTCCAGACAAGATGTGATGAAAGCCATGCAATCTGCCCAACGTCAACCTCAAGTTGGAGACACCATTGCTGATCAAATTGAAGAACAAATCGTATTAAGTAATAAAGAATCGGCAGATGTAGAGTCAGGTATTCCTGCATATAAATTCAATGTCACTCCACAGATGACTGATTCAGTAGGCACCATTTCTTTTGGTGTCTTGAGTGAAATTGTTACGAGTTGTGCGAAACGTTCCTTATTGCTTTATCAAAAACGAAACGCGCTGATCGAGCAAATGGATTTACATTATTTTAAAATGATTCAATTAGAGAGTATTTTAGAAATAAAACCAAAAGTTTTTGAAATTGGTAGACGGTCATCAAAATTTGACATTGAAGTTTACGTGGAAAATGTTTTAGTCGCGAAAGCTATTGTTATTTGTCAAATGTTGCAAAGAAATTAA
- the dinB gene encoding DNA polymerase IV: MEFGVVQFDEPVRDTSRKIIHIDMDAFFASVEEREHPELKGQPIIIANHPKLTNGKGVVATANYVARTYGVHSAMSAQKAYELCPKGVFIPGNYELYREVSKKVREVFKQYTDTIEPLSLDEAYLDVTENKKGIKSATHIAYAIQKEVWESVHLTCSAGVSYNKFIAKLASDYKKPAGVTVIPPEEALDFLRKLPIEKYYGVGKKTVERMHELNVFNGEDLYQMNEMELIHSFGKMGYSLYRKVRGIDDSPVRVSRERKSVGRENTYRRNLTTENEVTAELRFLARKVERSLLKEQKHGKTVVLKIRYSDFETVTKRLTLPHYLRDAEELFFHTQNIWDEIGNLQKGVRLLGITVTTLDPLSFENIVLPLWDNEH; this comes from the coding sequence GTGGAATTTGGAGTAGTCCAATTTGATGAGCCGGTCAGAGATACTTCAAGAAAAATTATTCATATTGATATGGACGCCTTCTTCGCTTCAGTCGAAGAAAGAGAACATCCGGAATTAAAGGGACAGCCTATTATTATTGCCAATCATCCTAAGTTAACAAATGGCAAAGGGGTAGTCGCTACTGCAAATTATGTTGCTCGAACGTATGGCGTTCATTCTGCAATGAGCGCACAAAAAGCTTATGAATTGTGCCCAAAAGGCGTGTTTATTCCAGGAAACTATGAGTTGTACCGTGAAGTTTCAAAAAAAGTCAGAGAGGTTTTTAAGCAGTATACCGATACGATCGAACCGTTATCTTTAGATGAAGCTTATTTAGATGTAACTGAAAATAAAAAAGGGATCAAAAGTGCCACACATATTGCTTATGCTATTCAAAAAGAGGTCTGGGAAAGTGTCCATTTAACTTGTTCTGCAGGTGTTTCATACAATAAATTCATTGCTAAATTAGCTTCTGATTATAAAAAGCCAGCTGGCGTCACGGTTATCCCTCCGGAAGAAGCGCTAGATTTTTTAAGAAAGCTGCCAATTGAAAAGTATTATGGAGTTGGTAAGAAGACAGTAGAACGCATGCACGAATTAAATGTTTTTAATGGAGAAGATCTATACCAGATGAATGAAATGGAATTAATTCATTCTTTTGGGAAAATGGGCTATTCGCTTTACAGAAAAGTTAGAGGTATAGATGATTCTCCTGTTCGCGTAAGCCGAGAAAGGAAATCTGTGGGACGGGAAAACACATATAGAAGAAATCTTACTACTGAAAATGAAGTAACAGCAGAATTGCGTTTTTTAGCTAGAAAAGTTGAACGTTCTTTACTTAAAGAACAAAAACATGGCAAAACCGTAGTTTTAAAAATTCGGTACTCAGATTTCGAAACGGTCACCAAACGATTAACTTTGCCGCATTATCTTCGAGATGCGGAAGAGCTGTTTTTTCATACTCAAAATATTTGGGATGAAATCGGCAACCTTCAAAAAGGGGTAAGACTATTGGGGATAACGGTCACAACCCTTGACCCTTTGTCATTTGAGAATATCGTTTTGCCTCTTTGGGACAATGAGCATTAA